One Oryza glaberrima chromosome 10, OglaRS2, whole genome shotgun sequence DNA segment encodes these proteins:
- the LOC127752500 gene encoding MLO-like protein 9 produces the protein MSGSGGGGGGGAGGDGARALDQTPTWAVAAVCAVIVAASILLEGLLHHLGQWFSKRRKKALFDALEKVKSELMTLGFISLLLSVTGRYISRICIPVGAADTMLPCSLRRSSSEQEVPGGGHGRRHLSGDPTNFKCAKGMVSLVSADGLHQLHIFVFFLAVFHVAFSAITMSLGRAKTRIWKEWEKETCSLTYEFSYDPSKFRLTHQTSFVRQHASCWSKSTILLYFVSFFRQFFRSVRRTDYLTLRHGFIAAHLSPGTRFNFRKYIKRSLEDDFKTVVGISAPLWASALAIMLFNVHGWHNLFWFSTIPLVVTLAVGTKLQAIIAMMAVEIKERHTVIQGMPVVKLSDEHFWFGKPRLVLHLIHFASFQNAFEITYFFWIWYEFGLRSCFHDNFELIIARVCLGVVVQFMCSYITLPLYALVSQMGSQMKRTIFDEQTAKALKKWHKAAVVKKKQQKGSSHEPGSETPGTETTTTTTTATEESQRERDAAALPVRHLHRYKTIAHVGATGTLSDSDCSDTDTPFASPTRLLIPPTKQRSLDSGRAEVRVNVDVDATPTQTTERHDSFSFPRLPAHNLQQK, from the exons ATgagcgggagcggcggaggcggaggaggaggagccggcgggGACGGCGCGAGGGCGCTGGACCAGACGCCGACGTGGGCCGTGGCGGCCGTCTgcgccgtcatcgtcgccgcctccatcctcctcgagggcctcctccaccaccttgGCCAG TGGTTcagcaagaggaggaagaaggcgctGTTCGACGCGCTGGAGAAGGTCAAATCCG AGCTGATGACGCTGGGGTTCATCTCGTTGCTGCTCAGTGTCACGGGGAGGTACATATCGCGCATCTGCATCCCGGTGGGAGCCGCGGACACCATGCTTCCCTGCAGCCTCCGGAGGAGTTCTTCAGAGCAGGAGGTGCccggtggtggccatggccggCGACACCTATCTGGAGATCCAACCAATTTTAAATGCGCCAAA GGTATGGTGTCGCTTGTTTCAGCTGATGGGCTTCACCAGCTGCATATCTTCGTGTTCTTCCTGGCAGTCTTTCATGTCGCATTCAGTGCTATTACAATGTCTCTGGGTAGAGCGAAG ACACGTATATGGAAGGAGTGGGAGAAGGAGACTTGCTCCCTTACCTACGAGTTTTCATATG ATCCCTCAAAGTTTAGGCTTACTCATCAAACATCTTTTGTGAGGCAACATGCAAGCTGTTGGAGCAAAAGTACTATTCTGCTCTATTTT GTGAGCTTCTTTAGGCAGTTTTTCAGATCTGTTAGAAGGACAGACTACCTGACTTTGAGGCACGGATTCATTGCT GCTCATTTATCTCCAGGGACTAGGTTCAATTTTCGGAAGTACATCAAAAGATCACTGGAGGACGATTTTAAGACAGTTGTTGGCATTAG TGCACCCTTATGGGCTTCTGCGTTGGCCATTATGCTCTTCAATGTTCATG GATGGCATAACTTGTTCTGGTTCTCTACAATCCCCCTTGTA GTAACTTTAGCAGTTGGAACAAAGCTGCAGGCTATAATTGCAATGATGGCTGTTGAAATTAAAGAGAGGCATACAGTAATTCAAGGAATGCCGGTGGTGAAACTCAGTGATGAACATTTTTGGTTCGGGAAGCCACGTCTGGTTCTTCATCTTATCCATTTCGCGTCATTTCAG AATGCATTTGAAATTACATACTTCTTTTGGATTTGG TACGAATTCGGGTTGAGATCCTGCTTCCATGACAACTTTGAGCTTATCATCGCCAGAGTCTGCCTTGG GGTTGTCGTTCAATTCATGTGCAGCTATATCACACTTCCACTCTATGCTCTCGTATCTCAG ATGGGTTCACAGATGAAGAGAACGATTTTCGACGAGCAGACGGCGAAGGCCCTGAAGAAATGGCACAAGGCAGCAGTggtgaagaagaagcagcagaagGGGTCATCCCATGAGCCAGGTTCAGAGACACCGGgcacggagacgacgacgacgacgacgacggcaacggAGGAGAGCCAGCGAGaacgcgacgccgccgccctgccggtgcgccacctccaccgctaCAAGACCATCGCCCACGTCGGCGCGACGGGGACGCTGTCCGACTCGGACTGCTCCGACACGGACACGCCGTTCGCGTCGCCGACGAGGCTCCTGATACCGCCGACGAAGCAGCGGAGTCTCGACTCAGGGAGGGCGGAGGTGCGCGTGAACGTCGACGTCGACGCGACGCCGACGCAGACGACGGAGCGCCATGACAGCTTCTCCTTCCCGAGGTTGCCTGCTCACAATTTGCAGCAGAAATGA
- the LOC127753424 gene encoding probable protein phosphatase 2C 47 yields MSGGVEPETPPGSSSGGSTPVGGKPPRHHLTSIRHCASSARIAAATAEFDLGAGTLSLISPTDIRPGFLPVFRSGSCADIGTKSYMEDEHVCVDNLIEHLGVRTPVIPAPGAFYGVFDGHGGTDAACFVRKNLLRFIIEDGHFPSSIEKAIRSAFVRADHAIADSHSLDRNSGTTALTALIFGRTLLVANAGDCRAVLGKRGRAVELSRDHKPSCRSEKIRIENLGGTVFDGYLNGQLSVARAIGDWHVKGSKGSISPLTAEPEFQEVRLTEEDEFLIIGCDGLWDVMTSQCAVTMVRKELMTHNDPERCSQELVQEALRRNSCDNLTVVVVCFSSDPPPQIEVPRFRVRRSISMEGLHMLKGALDSNA; encoded by the exons ATGAGCGGAGGCGTCGAGCCGGAGACCCCGCCGGgtagcagcagcggcggaagcACGCCGGTGGGCGGcaagccgccgcgccaccacctcaCGTCCATCCGCCACTGCGCCAGCAGCGCTCGCATCGCCGCCGCAACCGCAGAATTC GACCTGGGTGCGGGGACGCTGAGCTTGATCTCGCCCACGGACATTCGCCCTGGCTTCCTGCCGGTGTTCCGTTCCGGGAGCTGCGCCGATATCGGTACCAAATCGTACATGGAGGACGAGCATGTGTGCGTCGATAACCTCATCGAGCACCTGGGAGTGCGTACACCTGTGATCCCTGCACCGGGTGCCTTCTACGGG GTGTTTGATGGTCATGGTGGTACGGACGCTGCTTGTTTTGTTCGGAAGAACTTACTGAGGTTCATAATTGAGGATGGTCACTTCCCCAGCAGCATAGAGAAGGCAATCAGGAGTGCATTTGTGAGGGCTGATCATGCAATTGCGGATTCCCATTCTCTTGACCGCAATTCTGGGACTACAGCATTGACAGCACTTATTTTTGGCAG GACATTGCTCGTTGCAAATGCAGGAGACTGTCGAGCGGTATTAGGGAAGAGAGGCCGAGCTGTTGAGTTGTCAAGAGACCATAAACCCAGCTGCAGAAGCGAAAAGATCAGAATCGAGAACCTTGGTGGTACTGTCTTTGATGGCTATCTCAATGGTCAGCTGTCTGTAGCAAGGGCGATTGGTGATTGGCACGTGAAAGGTTCCAAAGGGTCCATAAGCCCTCTCACTGCAGAGCCAGAGTTTCAGGAGGTTAGACTCACCGAGGAAGATGAGTTCTTAATAATTGGCTGTGACGGGCTTTGGGATGTGATGACCAGCCAGTGCGCTGTCACAATGGTAAGGAAAGAGCTGATGACACACAACGATCCGGAAAGATGCTCGCAAGAGCTAGTTCAAGAGGCTCTGCGACGGAACTCATGCGACAACCTAACTGTAGTGGTTGTGTGCTTCTCATCAGACCCACCACCTCAGATCGAGGTCCCAAGATTTCGAGTACGAAGAAGCATTTCGATGGAAGGATTGCATATGTTAAAGGGAGCTCTTGACAGTAATGCCTGA
- the LOC127786109 gene encoding myb family transcription factor MOF1-like isoform X2 translates to MAMVRGTMVRRERIEGVRQYNRSKVPRLRWTPDLHHCFVHAIHKLGGQHKATPKRVLQLMGVGGLTISHVKSHLQMYRNMRNDDLGIQQMDDQEQTFAGGMQIWTDMQLQDHHHECNGPYCRCHSSSKHAKGSLLLLHHHQQQQQLQRPNEMETRRAEASTQTGFLRSQGICERDVSSGLPVPAAYYSYYTPMAHGAPPAAADGAGHDDPPRLLGLVVMATTTRRGSREEHKATPPPENGAIRHGRKARRTTAAAEEEERDGDGDELSLSLTLDSGLSCRSSGGAGAYCCSEGSSSNWLISSPSSTTSLVAGGCSRRSTPAMLSSVVSLDLSL, encoded by the exons ATGGCCATGGTGAGAGGGACAAtggtgaggagggagaggatCGAAGGAGTGAGGCAGTACAACAGATCGAAGGTGCCTCGCCTGAGATGGACGCCTGATCTCCATCACTGCTTTGTTCATGCCATTCACAAGCTTGGAGGCCAGCACA AGGCTACACCTAAGCGAGTTCTTCAGCTGATGGGAGTGGGAGGACTCACTATATCTCATGTCAAAAGCCATCTGCAG ATGTACAGAAACATGAGGAATGATGACCTAG GCATTCAGCAGATGGATGATCAGGAGCAAACATTTGCAGGAGGCATGCAAATTTGGACAGATATGCAGCTGCAGGATCATCATCATGAGTGCAATGGACCCTATTGCAGATGCCACTCCTCATCAAAACATGCAAAGGGctcactgctgctgctacaccaccaccagcagcagcaacagctgcAAAG GCCAAATGAGATGGAGACGAGACGAGCAGAGGCGAGCACCCAAACAGGCTTTCTCAGAAGCCAAGGAATATGTGAGAGGGACGTGTCCTCCGGCCTCCCTGTCCCAGCTgcctactactcctactacacGCCCATGGCGCACGGCGCACCACCTGCCGCCGCAGACGGTGCCGGACACGACGACCCGCCAAGGCTGCTGGGCCTCGTcgtgatggcgacgacgacaaggCGTGGCTCTCGCGAG GAGCACAAGGCGACGCCACCACCGGAGAACGGCGCGATCAGGCACGGGAGGAAGGCGAGGcgtacgacggcggcggcagaggaggaggagcgtgacggcgacggcgacgagctctcGCTGTCACTGACGCTGGACTCGGGGCTCAGCtgccggagcagcggcggcgccggcgcataCTGCTGCAGcgaaggcagcagcagcaactggctgatctcgtcgccgtcgtcgacgacgagccTCGTCGCCGGTGGCTGCTCGCGGCGGAGTACTCCGGCCATGCTTAGCAGCGTCGTCAGCTTGGACCTGTCCTTGTGA
- the LOC127786109 gene encoding myb family transcription factor MOF1-like isoform X1 has translation MAMVRGTMVRRERIEGVRQYNRSKVPRLRWTPDLHHCFVHAIHKLGGQHKATPKRVLQLMGVGGLTISHVKSHLQMYRNMRNDDLGMQGIQQMDDQEQTFAGGMQIWTDMQLQDHHHECNGPYCRCHSSSKHAKGSLLLLHHHQQQQQLQRPNEMETRRAEASTQTGFLRSQGICERDVSSGLPVPAAYYSYYTPMAHGAPPAAADGAGHDDPPRLLGLVVMATTTRRGSREEHKATPPPENGAIRHGRKARRTTAAAEEEERDGDGDELSLSLTLDSGLSCRSSGGAGAYCCSEGSSSNWLISSPSSTTSLVAGGCSRRSTPAMLSSVVSLDLSL, from the exons ATGGCCATGGTGAGAGGGACAAtggtgaggagggagaggatCGAAGGAGTGAGGCAGTACAACAGATCGAAGGTGCCTCGCCTGAGATGGACGCCTGATCTCCATCACTGCTTTGTTCATGCCATTCACAAGCTTGGAGGCCAGCACA AGGCTACACCTAAGCGAGTTCTTCAGCTGATGGGAGTGGGAGGACTCACTATATCTCATGTCAAAAGCCATCTGCAG ATGTACAGAAACATGAGGAATGATGACCTAGGTATGCAAG GCATTCAGCAGATGGATGATCAGGAGCAAACATTTGCAGGAGGCATGCAAATTTGGACAGATATGCAGCTGCAGGATCATCATCATGAGTGCAATGGACCCTATTGCAGATGCCACTCCTCATCAAAACATGCAAAGGGctcactgctgctgctacaccaccaccagcagcagcaacagctgcAAAG GCCAAATGAGATGGAGACGAGACGAGCAGAGGCGAGCACCCAAACAGGCTTTCTCAGAAGCCAAGGAATATGTGAGAGGGACGTGTCCTCCGGCCTCCCTGTCCCAGCTgcctactactcctactacacGCCCATGGCGCACGGCGCACCACCTGCCGCCGCAGACGGTGCCGGACACGACGACCCGCCAAGGCTGCTGGGCCTCGTcgtgatggcgacgacgacaaggCGTGGCTCTCGCGAG GAGCACAAGGCGACGCCACCACCGGAGAACGGCGCGATCAGGCACGGGAGGAAGGCGAGGcgtacgacggcggcggcagaggaggaggagcgtgacggcgacggcgacgagctctcGCTGTCACTGACGCTGGACTCGGGGCTCAGCtgccggagcagcggcggcgccggcgcataCTGCTGCAGcgaaggcagcagcagcaactggctgatctcgtcgccgtcgtcgacgacgagccTCGTCGCCGGTGGCTGCTCGCGGCGGAGTACTCCGGCCATGCTTAGCAGCGTCGTCAGCTTGGACCTGTCCTTGTGA
- the LOC127752995 gene encoding serine carboxypeptidase-like 34 — translation MKVQTSSPCLLLLLGSLALVTLTVCGPAASARPETGSLDASATAAMELQELDRVMSLPGQPAYSPEFRQYSGYVTTDEYLGKALFYWFLEATDKPDEKPLVLWLNGGPGCSSIGFGQAQELGPFLVKKDVAELELNPYAWNQAANLLFLDSPAGVGFSYTNTSFGKDPPGDNSTAHGSYTFLIRWFQRFPQHKMKEFYIAGESYAGHYVPQLANVIVDQNKIAPKENYINLKGIMIGNAYMDGDTDLLGIVDSAWHHALISDKLYSDFQKFCNFSLVDLSKECNAAIDQFNALYSIIDIYSLYTPRCELGYPNFNSSFAAQIGRTSSRFDFLKIPMGYDPCSQTYATEYFNRKDVQKALHANIPGAYSLCHNSINRAWNDSDMTVLPIVKKLTQSGLRIWIYSGDTDARIPTTSTRYTLKKLGLPIKEDWSPWFHHKQVGGWSVVFDGLTFVTVRGAGHMVPSIMPEQALELFKYFLANQNLPSKPF, via the exons ATGAAGGTTCAGACTTCGTCACCTTGCTTGCTACTCCTACTTGGCTCTCTTGCACTGGTTACACTGACAGTGTGTGGCCCAGCTGCTTCTGCACGGCCTGAAACGGGCAGCCTCGATGCATCAGCCACGGCGGCCATGGAGTTGCAGGAGCTCGACCGCGTGATGTCGCTGCCCGGGCAGCCGGCCTACTCGCCGGAATTCAGGCAATACTCCGGCTATGTCACCACTGACGAGTACCTTGGCAAGGCACTCTTCTACTGGTTCTTGGAGGCCACTGACAAGCCTGACGAGAAGCCACTCGTCTTGTGGCTAAATGGAG GACCTGGATGTTCTTCCATTGGGTTTGGACAGGCACAGGAGCTAGGGCCATTTCTGGTGAAGAAAGATGTGGCTGAACTTGAGCTGAATCCATACGCATGGAACCAAG CTGCCAATTTGCTGTTCCTGGACTCTCCTGCTGGTGTTGGGTTTTCTTACACCAACACATCCTTTGGAAAAGATCCACCAGGAGACAATTCCACCG CACATGGTTCATACACTTTCCTGATCAGGTGGTTCCAGAGGTTCCCTCAGCACAAAATGAAGGAGTTCTACATAGCTGGAGAGAGCTATGCAG GACATTACGTTCCCCAGCTTGCTAATGTGATTGTGGATCAGAACAAGATTGCACCtaaagaaaattatataaactTGAAAGGCATCATG ATAGGAAATGCTTACATGGATGGTGACACGGATTTGCTAGGAATTGTTGATTCTGCATGGCATCACGCACTCATCTCAGACAAACTTTACAGTGACTTTCAGAAGTTCTGCAACTTTAGTTTGGTTGATCTGTCTAAAGAGTGCAACGCTGCAATCGATCAGTTCAACGCTCTCTACAGCATCATAGATATCTACAGCCTTTACACCCCTCGATGCGAGCTCGGATACCCAAACTTCAACTCGTCGTTTGCAGCACAAATCGGACGGACCAGCAGCCGT TTTGATTTCCTGAAGATACCAATGGGCTATGATCCATGCTCGCAAACGTACGCGACTGAATATTTCAACCGTAAAGATGTTCAGAAAGCTCTGCATGCCAATATCCCTGGAGCATACTCCCTTTGCCA TAATTCTATCAACCGAGCATGGAACGACTCTGACATGACTGTCCTTCCAATCGTCAAGAAACTCACTCAATCAGGGCTCCGGAtatggatttacag CGGCGACACGGACGCAAGAATCCCTACAACCTCAACCAGGTACACGCTGAAAAAGCTTGGCCTGCCCATCAAAGAGGACTGGTCGCCATGGTTCCATCACAAGCAG GTTGGTGGGTGGAGTGTGGTGTTCGACGGACTGACATTTGTCACGGTGAGAGGAGCCGGCCACATGGTGCCATCCATCATGCCAGAGCAAGCGCTTGAGCTGTTCAAGTACTTCCTGGCCAATCAGAACCTCCCATCCAAGCCATTCTAG